The proteins below come from a single uncultured Methanobrevibacter sp. genomic window:
- a CDS encoding glycosyltransferase family 2 protein has translation MKTVVLIPCYNEELTIEKVILDFKKVLPDADIYVYDNNSTDNSYEIAKKTGAIVKKEYRQGKGNVVRAMFRDIDADCYILVDGDDTYPAESALEIEELILSKKADMVIGDRLSSTYFTENKRRFHNSGNKLVRKLINSIFNSNISDIMTGMRGFSYEFVKSFPVSSKEFEIETEMTIFALNHNFLIKELPIDYRDRMEGSESKLNTFSDGYKVISLLFGLFRDIKPLFFFSLVTLILLIIAGAYFFQILIDFYKTGFVEKVPTLITVGVVAIVATIIFFTGVILHVVRKQHDENFEHHLTLIAQNKKK, from the coding sequence ATGAAAACTGTAGTATTGATTCCTTGTTATAATGAAGAACTTACAATTGAAAAAGTTATCTTGGATTTTAAAAAAGTTTTACCTGATGCAGATATTTACGTTTATGATAATAACTCTACTGATAATTCATATGAAATAGCTAAAAAAACAGGAGCTATTGTAAAAAAAGAATATAGACAAGGTAAAGGTAATGTTGTAAGGGCTATGTTTAGGGATATTGATGCTGATTGTTATATTTTAGTTGATGGTGATGATACTTATCCTGCAGAATCTGCATTGGAAATTGAAGAACTAATTTTATCTAAAAAGGCAGACATGGTAATTGGAGACAGATTGTCCAGTACTTATTTTACAGAAAATAAAAGAAGATTCCATAATTCTGGAAATAAATTAGTTAGAAAACTTATTAATTCTATTTTTAACAGTAATATTTCTGATATTATGACAGGTATGAGGGGATTTAGCTATGAATTTGTTAAATCATTCCCTGTTTCATCTAAAGAATTTGAAATTGAAACTGAAATGACTATTTTTGCTTTAAATCATAATTTTCTAATTAAAGAATTACCTATAGATTATAGAGATAGAATGGAAGGTAGTGAATCTAAATTAAATACTTTCAGTGATGGATATAAAGTTATTAGTTTGCTTTTCGGACTTTTTAGAGATATAAAACCATTATTTTTCTTTTCTTTAGTAACTTTAATCCTTTTAATAATTGCTGGCGCATATTTCTTCCAGATTTTAATTGATTTTTACAAAACAGGTTTTGTAGAAAAAGTCCCTACACTTATTACAGTAGGAGTAGTAGCTATTGTTGCAACTATTATATTTTTCACTGGAGTTATTTTACATGTTGTTAGAAAACAGCATGATGAAAACTTTGAACATCACTTAACCTTAATAGCTCAAAATAAAAAGAAATAA
- a CDS encoding Tex family protein yields the protein MIAKTLEKELNIEPWQVNKVIKLIDEGNTIPFIARYRKDVTGSLNDEILRKFDERLKYLRNLEDKKLKIIERIDSLGKLDDTLKNQILNAKTLVELDDLYRPYKSKKRTRATIAKEKGLEGLADIILAQEINEPVIEIAKNYVTNEVETPEEAIAGAQDIIAEVISDNSSFRKKIRQNTFYNGTIKTKAKNKEESSEYEIYFNYSEKLSKIPPHRILAINRAENEGIIKGKVDIEEEDIIQYLKRHTLKNCSKVPEMIKYNPNTTPAITQAIKDSYKRLISPAIEREIRSYLTKKAEEKSIEVFAKNLSQLLMESPLSGKTILGWDPAFRTGCKLAIIDPTGKVLETALIYPTEPQNKVKESKKIVLDLIKKYDIDVIAIGNGTASRESEEIVADIIRNTSVEYIIVNEAGASVYSASKLADEEFPDFNEGERSAVSIARRLQDPLAELVKIDPKSIGVGQYQHDMNQKQLNESLSGVVERVVNEVGVDLNTASPSLLNYVSGITKSTAKNIISYREENGEFDNRKELLNVKKLGKKTFEQCAGFVKIDNPEHPLDNTTIHPESYDATIKLLDKLGYSLEDIGSNNLKLDNLNYEELSEQLDVGVITLQDIVKELKKPGRDPREDMPKPILRKNVLTIEDLEEGMVLQGTVRNIVDFGAFVDIGVHQDGLVHISQLADKFVKHPLDIVSVGDIVDVKVLDVDLARNRINLSMLI from the coding sequence ATGATAGCTAAAACACTTGAAAAAGAATTAAATATAGAACCTTGGCAGGTAAACAAAGTAATCAAATTAATTGATGAAGGTAACACTATTCCGTTTATTGCAAGATATAGAAAAGATGTTACTGGTTCATTAAATGATGAAATTTTAAGAAAATTTGATGAAAGATTAAAATATCTTAGGAACTTAGAAGATAAAAAATTAAAAATCATCGAACGTATTGATAGTTTAGGAAAGTTAGATGATACTTTAAAAAATCAGATTCTTAATGCCAAAACTTTAGTTGAACTTGATGATTTATACAGACCTTATAAAAGTAAAAAAAGAACACGTGCTACAATAGCTAAAGAAAAAGGTTTAGAAGGACTAGCTGATATTATTTTAGCTCAAGAGATTAATGAGCCTGTTATTGAAATAGCTAAAAATTATGTTACAAATGAAGTTGAAACACCAGAGGAAGCTATTGCAGGTGCTCAAGATATTATAGCTGAAGTTATTTCTGATAATTCCAGTTTCAGAAAAAAAATCAGACAGAATACATTTTATAATGGAACTATTAAAACTAAAGCTAAAAATAAAGAGGAATCTTCAGAATATGAAATTTATTTTAATTATTCTGAAAAACTATCTAAAATTCCTCCACATAGAATATTAGCTATTAATAGAGCGGAAAATGAAGGTATTATTAAAGGAAAAGTGGATATTGAAGAAGAGGATATTATTCAGTATCTTAAAAGACATACTCTTAAAAACTGCTCTAAAGTTCCTGAAATGATTAAATATAATCCTAATACTACGCCAGCCATTACCCAAGCTATTAAAGATTCTTATAAACGTTTAATTTCACCAGCTATTGAAAGAGAAATTAGAAGTTATTTAACTAAAAAAGCTGAAGAGAAATCTATTGAAGTTTTTGCTAAAAATTTAAGTCAGCTTCTTATGGAAAGTCCTTTAAGTGGAAAAACTATTTTAGGTTGGGATCCTGCTTTTAGAACTGGGTGTAAATTAGCTATTATAGATCCAACAGGAAAAGTTCTTGAAACTGCTTTAATTTATCCTACAGAACCTCAAAATAAAGTTAAAGAATCTAAGAAAATTGTACTTGATTTAATTAAGAAGTATGATATTGATGTGATTGCTATTGGAAATGGAACTGCTTCCAGAGAATCTGAAGAGATAGTTGCAGATATTATTAGAAATACTTCTGTCGAGTATATTATTGTTAATGAAGCTGGTGCTTCTGTTTATTCTGCAAGTAAATTAGCTGACGAGGAATTTCCTGATTTTAATGAAGGTGAACGTAGTGCTGTTTCAATAGCTAGAAGATTACAAGATCCTTTAGCAGAACTTGTTAAAATTGATCCTAAATCTATTGGTGTTGGTCAGTATCAACATGATATGAATCAAAAACAGCTTAATGAATCTTTAAGTGGTGTTGTTGAGCGTGTTGTAAATGAGGTTGGTGTTGATTTAAATACTGCATCACCTAGTTTACTTAATTATGTTTCTGGAATTACTAAATCAACTGCTAAAAATATTATTAGTTATAGAGAAGAAAACGGTGAATTTGATAATCGTAAAGAACTTTTAAATGTTAAAAAACTTGGTAAAAAGACTTTTGAACAATGTGCAGGTTTTGTAAAAATTGATAATCCCGAACATCCTTTAGATAATACTACTATACATCCTGAGTCCTATGATGCTACAATTAAATTACTGGATAAATTAGGTTATAGTTTAGAAGATATTGGTTCAAATAACTTAAAATTAGACAATTTAAATTATGAAGAATTATCTGAACAATTAGATGTAGGTGTTATAACTTTACAGGATATTGTTAAAGAACTTAAAAAACCAGGACGTGACCCTCGTGAAGATATGCCTAAACCTATTTTAAGAAAAAATGTTTTAACAATAGAAGATTTAGAAGAAGGTATGGTTTTACAAGGAACTGTGAGAAATATTGTTGATTTCGGTGCTTTTGTAGATATTGGAGTTCATCAGGATGGATTAGTTCATATTTCACAATTAGCCGACAAGTTTGTCAAACATCCATTGGATATTGTAAGTGTTGGGGATATTGTTGATGTTAAAGTTTTAGATGTTGATTTAGCTAGAAATAGAATAAATTTATCAATGTTAATATAA
- a CDS encoding DUF2142 domain-containing protein, which translates to MFKFENKRYYLIIYALILSLFSVYFLYRADFPNPKFEIIMFCILLAAGIYSIIYYTKNNANLHKVALVLIIMFGIISLFLTPIDDVSDEAEHFVRSEIISTGELSTSYVPIPNTTSYGYETINSVTTFFDNAGSNVFNTKVDDEKIDYTPSYFNSAFAQNPFYAYLAQGIGVFLAKCLDLNAIWMLWLGRFFNLLLYAGIITLAIKKAPVLKFPLLIVSMLPLAIYQSASTSCDGLFSALAILAFSYFLYFYKTPKISWKDLGIFYVAVILCGLLKSPYLALSLLLFLVPNNHFSDKKQNIISKLCILVALGIGLAWSSYATTQLANSWRGEFFAQNNVSASGQIDYLLANPLIALQRFGETYTTALPTIIDRFFYFSNSVRDYSSSLLAGLYFVFICLFSVFYPNCEKMELKTRVKGFLICALIYGGVMAVQYLTWSPVGGDNVTRGVFSRYFMPLLIFLPFVFGIGNKKIEKETLSFLVLTIAVGFISGMLMLTTAVKY; encoded by the coding sequence ATGTTTAAATTTGAAAATAAAAGATATTATCTAATAATATATGCTCTAATACTAAGTTTATTTAGTGTGTATTTTTTATACAGAGCTGATTTTCCAAATCCGAAATTTGAAATAATTATGTTTTGTATATTATTAGCAGCGGGAATATATTCAATTATATATTATACAAAAAACAATGCGAATTTACATAAAGTTGCATTAGTATTAATAATAATGTTTGGTATAATAAGTTTATTTTTAACACCAATCGATGATGTATCTGATGAAGCAGAACATTTCGTCAGATCAGAAATAATATCTACTGGAGAATTGTCTACCAGTTATGTGCCTATTCCAAATACTACCAGCTATGGTTATGAAACAATCAATAGTGTAACTACTTTTTTTGATAATGCTGGTTCAAATGTATTTAATACAAAAGTAGATGATGAAAAGATAGATTATACTCCCTCATATTTTAACTCTGCATTTGCTCAAAATCCATTTTATGCATATTTAGCTCAGGGAATTGGAGTATTTTTAGCTAAATGTTTGGATTTAAATGCAATCTGGATGTTATGGCTTGGAAGATTCTTTAATTTATTATTATATGCTGGAATAATTACATTAGCTATTAAAAAAGCACCAGTATTGAAGTTTCCATTACTTATAGTGTCAATGCTACCATTAGCTATTTATCAATCAGCATCAACAAGTTGTGACGGATTATTTAGTGCATTAGCTATCCTGGCTTTTAGTTACTTTTTATATTTCTATAAAACACCAAAAATCAGCTGGAAAGATTTAGGAATATTTTATGTAGCGGTAATACTTTGTGGATTACTTAAATCACCTTATCTAGCGTTAAGTTTACTTCTTTTCCTAGTTCCAAATAATCATTTTAGTGATAAAAAACAGAATATCATATCTAAACTTTGTATTTTAGTTGCTTTAGGTATTGGTTTAGCTTGGAGCAGTTATGCAACAACACAATTAGCTAATTCCTGGAGGGGAGAATTCTTTGCTCAAAATAATGTAAGTGCCAGTGGTCAGATTGATTATTTACTAGCTAATCCTTTAATTGCCCTTCAAAGATTTGGTGAAACTTACACTACTGCACTACCAACTATTATTGACAGATTCTTTTATTTCTCAAATAGTGTTCGTGATTACTCATCAAGTTTACTTGCAGGACTTTATTTCGTCTTCATATGCTTATTTAGTGTATTTTACCCTAATTGTGAAAAAATGGAATTAAAAACACGTGTTAAAGGATTTTTAATTTGTGCCTTAATTTATGGTGGTGTAATGGCTGTTCAATATTTAACCTGGTCTCCAGTTGGAGGAGATAATGTAACACGTGGAGTGTTCAGTCGTTATTTCATGCCACTTTTAATTTTCCTACCATTTGTGTTTGGAATAGGTAATAAAAAAATAGAAAAAGAAACTTTAAGCTTTTTAGTGTTAACTATAGCTGTCGGGTTTATTTCTGGAATGTTAATGTTAACAACTGCTGTTAAATATTAA
- a CDS encoding DUF2142 domain-containing protein translates to MYRVTYFYFSVYLGVFCFLYYCLHDNELYKVVFVIILCFGLIFTFLSPICIIPDEQEHLIRSDLTSQGILIPVPFSLNYEDFSFINKSNGGNFKTISSIVNLSENYGQTVFSTNFLNTYINYTVVEYHSAFAQNPFFGYLAQGIGVFLAKCLDLNAIWMLWLGRFFNLLLYASIVSYAVKKTPMLKIPFIFMACLPLAVMHGASMSIDSIINSLALLVIAYFLFLIKSKDKEIDNKKLLIFMLLIIILGLCKLSFIGFAFLVLFIPKNKFKDKFYYKYLVFMIIILIGLLWSKFYATPALTYSYRLSYFIEHNVSLSGQLNFIFNHIPDSMVMLFRIPNYLEYCLPHFSFYGFPHLNILQSLYQLSIHYF, encoded by the coding sequence ATTTACAGAGTTACTTATTTTTATTTTAGTGTTTATTTAGGTGTTTTTTGTTTTTTATATTATTGCTTACATGATAATGAATTATATAAAGTAGTTTTTGTTATTATTTTATGTTTTGGCTTAATTTTTACATTTTTATCACCTATATGTATAATCCCTGATGAACAAGAGCATTTAATTAGATCAGATTTAACTTCTCAAGGAATATTAATACCTGTCCCCTTTTCATTAAATTATGAAGACTTTTCTTTTATTAATAAAAGCAATGGAGGTAACTTTAAAACAATTTCCAGTATTGTTAATCTTTCGGAGAATTATGGTCAAACAGTATTTTCTACTAATTTCTTAAACACATATATTAATTATACTGTTGTAGAATATCATTCTGCTTTTGCTCAAAACCCATTTTTTGGATATTTAGCTCAGGGAATTGGAGTATTTTTAGCTAAATGTTTGGATTTGAATGCAATCTGGATGTTATGGCTTGGAAGATTCTTTAATTTATTATTATACGCATCTATAGTTTCATATGCTGTTAAAAAAACACCCATGTTAAAAATACCTTTTATTTTCATGGCGTGCTTGCCCCTCGCAGTTATGCATGGAGCATCTATGAGTATAGATTCCATTATTAATTCTTTAGCTTTGTTAGTTATTGCATACTTCCTGTTTTTAATTAAATCTAAAGATAAAGAAATCGATAATAAAAAATTATTAATTTTCATGCTTTTAATTATAATTTTGGGACTTTGTAAATTATCATTTATTGGTTTTGCTTTTTTAGTGTTGTTTATACCAAAAAATAAATTTAAAGATAAATTTTATTACAAATATTTAGTATTTATGATTATTATTCTTATTGGGCTGTTATGGTCCAAATTTTATGCAACACCTGCTTTAACATATTCCTATAGATTATCATATTTCATAGAACATAATGTTTCATTATCTGGTCAGCTAAATTTTATATTTAATCATATCCCTGATTCCATGGTAATGTTATTTAGAATACCGAATTATTTGGAATATTGCTTGCCTCATTTTTCTTTTTATGGATTTCCCCATTTGAATATTCTTCAAAGTTTATATCAACTATCTATCCATTATTTTTAG
- a CDS encoding nitroreductase family protein yields MTDFEEVLNTRRSIREYDFKDVEDEKIEKILKAAMQAPGSRLKAEPWEFIVVKNKETLKKIGEIKPRVSDAPVAIVLVANIKRAFYKTMWQQDLSAAAENMLLEVCNLGLGGLWNGVAPEEERMDKIGKLVGIDDENLKVFCIITLGYPKDGLKNEFMDKFDESRIHYEEY; encoded by the coding sequence ATGACAGATTTTGAGGAAGTTTTAAATACAAGACGTAGTATTCGTGAATATGATTTTAAAGATGTTGAAGATGAAAAAATAGAAAAAATTCTTAAAGCAGCTATGCAGGCTCCAGGCAGTAGGCTTAAAGCTGAACCTTGGGAGTTTATCGTTGTTAAAAATAAGGAAACTCTTAAGAAAATTGGAGAAATAAAACCTAGGGTAAGTGATGCTCCTGTAGCTATTGTTCTTGTAGCTAATATCAAAAGAGCATTTTATAAAACTATGTGGCAACAGGATTTAAGTGCAGCAGCTGAAAACATGTTACTTGAAGTATGTAATTTAGGTTTAGGTGGCCTTTGGAATGGTGTTGCACCTGAAGAAGAACGTATGGATAAAATAGGTAAATTAGTAGGTATTGATGATGAAAATCTGAAAGTATTTTGCATAATTACATTAGGTTATCCAAAAGATGGTTTAAAAAATGAGTTTATGGATAAATTTGATGAATCAAGAATTCATTATGAAGAATACTAA
- a CDS encoding Dam family site-specific DNA-(adenine-N6)-methyltransferase: MKTVQSSFDLNNNSLKKPKYKLTPIGGGKYKQKDFLKCPFNYIGGKHKILPQLFTAFPKNNNIFVDMFGGGFNVGINSSASKIIYNDQLTPLVDLFKYLQDNSCNDIINYIETTIEENNLKKHEKEGFLKFRNQYNQSDEKFPLDLYILISFSFNYQFRFNNSGEYNNPHGTNRSSFTKNMKERLIQYINIIHEKDIIFLNKDFTQLDYSILTEDSFVYCDPPYLITTGSYNDGNRGFKNWTIKEEKNLLNLLSKLDKRGIDFALSNVTIHDGKQNDLLLDWIETNEFTALDINSDYSNSNYHKKNKNKEKNTEVLVINYSFK, translated from the coding sequence ATGAAAACAGTTCAATCATCATTTGATTTAAATAACAATTCATTGAAAAAACCAAAATATAAATTAACTCCTATTGGAGGGGGAAAATATAAACAAAAAGACTTTTTAAAATGCCCATTTAATTATATTGGTGGAAAGCATAAAATATTACCTCAATTATTCACGGCTTTCCCAAAGAACAATAATATTTTTGTAGACATGTTTGGGGGAGGATTTAATGTTGGTATTAACAGTAGCGCATCAAAAATCATTTATAATGATCAATTAACTCCATTAGTTGATTTATTTAAATATCTTCAAGATAATTCTTGTAATGATATTATTAATTATATTGAGACCACAATTGAAGAGAATAATCTAAAAAAACATGAAAAAGAAGGATTCTTGAAATTTAGAAATCAGTATAATCAAAGTGATGAAAAATTTCCATTAGATTTGTATATTTTAATATCTTTTTCATTTAATTATCAATTTAGATTTAACAATAGTGGGGAATATAATAATCCTCATGGAACTAACCGTAGTTCATTTACAAAGAATATGAAAGAACGATTAATACAGTATATTAATATTATCCATGAAAAAGATATAATATTTTTAAATAAAGATTTTACACAGTTAGATTATTCTATTTTAACTGAAGATAGCTTTGTTTATTGTGACCCTCCTTATTTGATAACTACAGGTTCATATAATGATGGAAATAGAGGATTTAAAAACTGGACAATAAAAGAAGAAAAAAATCTACTGAACTTATTATCAAAGCTGGATAAAAGAGGAATTGATTTTGCATTGTCTAATGTGACAATTCATGATGGGAAACAAAATGATTTATTACTTGATTGGATTGAAACAAATGAGTTTACTGCTTTGGATATTAATTCAGATTATAGTAATTCCAATTATCATAAAAAAAATAAAAATAAAGAAAAAAATACAGAAGTGTTAGTAATTAATTACTCTTTCAAATGA
- a CDS encoding ATP-binding protein has protein sequence MVKRGLYIDKIRPLIDKDIIKVITGIRRCGKSYFLNLIIEELKNNGIKDENIILINLESMKYNSLKTKEELDDVVLNLTKNISGRFYLLFDEIQNIERWEKAIMGYKVDFDCDIYIAGSNSKLLSSELATFLAGRYMEIKMYPFSFNEFLSYKIDDNERELFQEYFKYGGMPLTLELNSQQKIDYLNDIYNSIVLKDIVEKYKLRDVNLLNRLILYMLDNIGNPFSVTSISKYLKHFNIKFSNNTLYNYLQYLENALIISKLPREDIQGKKLFKLSEKYYVTDHGFVAALLGERQSNPNQILENIVYIEFLRHGYEVTVGKIKSHEIDFICRKNNRKVYVQVCFQLNSQETQEIEFRPLKLIDDNFEKIVISMDDFDFSHDGIKHLNMIKFLKEFI, from the coding sequence ATGGTTAAGCGAGGATTATATATTGATAAAATTAGACCTTTAATTGATAAGGATATAATTAAAGTTATAACTGGCATTAGACGGTGTGGAAAATCCTATTTTTTAAATTTAATCATTGAAGAACTTAAAAATAACGGAATTAAAGATGAAAATATAATTTTAATAAATTTGGAGTCTATGAAATATAATTCTTTAAAAACAAAAGAGGAATTGGATGATGTTGTCTTAAATTTAACTAAAAATATTTCTGGTAGGTTTTATCTTCTTTTTGATGAAATACAAAATATTGAAAGATGGGAAAAGGCTATAATGGGTTATAAAGTTGATTTTGACTGTGATATTTATATTGCTGGATCTAATTCAAAATTATTATCTAGTGAACTTGCAACATTTTTAGCTGGCAGATATATGGAAATAAAAATGTATCCTTTTTCTTTTAATGAATTTTTAAGTTATAAAATTGATGATAATGAAAGAGAATTGTTTCAGGAATATTTTAAATATGGTGGAATGCCACTTACTTTAGAATTAAATTCTCAACAAAAAATAGATTATTTAAATGATATTTATAATTCTATTGTTTTAAAGGATATTGTTGAAAAATATAAATTAAGAGATGTTAATTTATTAAATAGACTAATTCTGTACATGTTGGATAATATTGGAAATCCTTTTTCAGTTACTAGTATTTCTAAGTATTTAAAACATTTTAATATAAAATTTTCAAATAATACTTTATATAATTATTTACAATATTTGGAAAATGCATTGATAATTTCTAAATTGCCACGGGAGGATATTCAAGGTAAAAAATTATTTAAACTGTCTGAAAAGTATTATGTTACAGATCATGGTTTTGTGGCAGCATTGCTTGGTGAAAGACAGAGTAATCCAAATCAAATTCTGGAAAATATTGTTTATATTGAATTTTTAAGACATGGTTATGAGGTTACTGTTGGTAAAATTAAAAGTCATGAAATTGATTTTATTTGCAGAAAAAACAATCGGAAAGTTTATGTTCAGGTTTGTTTCCAATTAAATTCACAAGAAACTCAAGAAATAGAATTTAGGCCTCTTAAGTTAATTGATGATAATTTTGAAAAGATTGTTATAAGTATGGATGATTTTGATTTTTCACATGATGGAATTAAACATTTAAATATGATTAAGTTTTTAAAAGAATTTATCTAG
- a CDS encoding DNA adenine methylase translates to MRFIGNKTALLDNIKSFINDTIPYYEDMIFCDIFSGTSSVARYFKKDYQIISNDLLYFSYVLQKATIDNNIFPTFDKLRKELNLNNYHDLINYLENSPLDALQSKYNIKDEELFIYNNYTPSSDDCDRMYFKPETGKRIDLIRILLNKWLDDNIISENEYFYLLALLIEAVPYYSNIAGVYGAYLKKWDKRTYNPFKLRDLDVLDNKKENVSYNLNAHDLIREIKGDILYLDPPYNTRQYPPNYHVLETIAKYDYPEIKGVSGMRDYKDQISMFCRKRNVYGALEDIIKNANFQYIIMSYSTDGILTICEIEEIFKKHGISETYKLAKPIEYRKFKSQKKQSKKELHELLFFVEKKVKNPRINDKKLFRNKRPIQTTFGGF, encoded by the coding sequence ATGAGATTTATAGGAAATAAAACAGCACTTTTAGATAATATTAAAAGCTTCATTAATGATACTATTCCATATTATGAAGACATGATTTTCTGTGATATTTTTTCTGGAACTTCATCTGTAGCAAGATATTTCAAAAAAGATTATCAAATAATCTCCAATGATTTATTATATTTTTCATATGTGCTACAAAAAGCAACTATTGATAATAATATTTTTCCTACTTTTGATAAACTTAGAAAAGAATTAAACTTAAATAATTATCATGATTTAATTAATTATTTAGAAAATAGTCCTTTAGATGCACTTCAAAGTAAGTATAATATTAAAGATGAAGAATTGTTTATATATAACAATTATACTCCCTCTTCAGATGATTGTGATAGGATGTATTTTAAACCTGAAACAGGAAAAAGGATTGATTTAATAAGAATACTATTAAATAAGTGGTTAGATGACAATATAATTTCTGAAAATGAATATTTTTATTTATTAGCACTATTAATCGAAGCAGTTCCATATTATTCTAATATTGCAGGAGTTTATGGGGCTTATTTAAAAAAATGGGATAAAAGAACTTATAATCCATTTAAATTACGAGATTTAGATGTTTTGGATAATAAAAAAGAAAATGTGTCTTATAATTTAAATGCGCATGATTTAATCAGAGAAATTAAAGGAGATATTTTATATCTTGATCCACCTTATAATACAAGACAATATCCTCCGAATTATCATGTTTTAGAAACAATCGCTAAATATGATTATCCTGAAATTAAGGGAGTTTCTGGAATGAGAGATTATAAAGATCAAATTTCCATGTTTTGCCGTAAAAGAAATGTATATGGTGCTTTAGAGGACATAATTAAAAATGCCAATTTTCAGTATATTATAATGAGTTACAGTACTGATGGAATTTTAACTATATGTGAAATTGAAGAGATATTTAAAAAGCATGGAATTTCTGAAACTTATAAATTAGCTAAACCTATTGAATATCGTAAGTTTAAAAGTCAGAAAAAACAATCAAAAAAAGAGTTACATGAACTTCTATTTTTCGTTGAAAAAAAGGTAAAAAATCCTAGAATAAATGATAAAAAATTATTTAGAAATAAAAGACCTATTCAAACAACCTTTGGGGGGTTCTAA
- a CDS encoding GtrA family protein produces the protein MDKLINKLFKETTDNIFLQMFRYLFVGTASFLIDFIIYLSLINFLGQNYLVSAAIAFFISVLGNYYMSTSWVFNQADRDNKVLDFNLFILISFIGLIFTEILLFIFVDYGHISYIWSKIIASILVMFWNFSARRVMFYGKKI, from the coding sequence ATGGATAAATTAATTAATAAGCTATTTAAAGAAACTACAGACAATATTTTCTTACAGATGTTTAGATATTTGTTTGTAGGAACTGCATCATTTTTAATAGATTTTATTATTTATTTATCATTAATTAACTTTTTAGGGCAAAATTACCTGGTTTCTGCAGCTATTGCTTTTTTTATATCAGTTTTAGGTAATTATTATATGTCAACCTCATGGGTATTTAATCAGGCAGATAGAGACAATAAAGTTCTAGATTTTAATTTATTTATATTGATCAGTTTTATTGGACTTATATTCACTGAAATATTATTATTTATCTTTGTAGACTATGGACATATAAGTTATATTTGGTCTAAAATTATAGCTTCTATTTTAGTGATGTTTTGGAACTTTTCTGCACGTAGAGTTATGTTTTATGGTAAAAAAATTTAA
- a CDS encoding MarR family transcriptional regulator, whose product MEKEIIEHVAYIKSSKNRYKVLKSLNKGMKIPSEIASETDIRLNHISALLKDLKEHNFVLCLNEEDSKGRMYVLTDTGKTVLNILQ is encoded by the coding sequence ATGGAAAAAGAAATAATTGAACATGTTGCATACATTAAATCTTCAAAGAATAGGTATAAAGTTTTAAAATCATTAAATAAAGGAATGAAAATCCCATCAGAGATAGCTAGTGAAACAGATATTCGTTTAAATCATATTAGTGCATTATTAAAGGATTTAAAAGAACATAATTTTGTTTTATGTCTTAATGAGGAAGATTCAAAAGGTAGAATGTATGTTTTGACCGACACTGGAAAAACAGTTCTTAATATCTTACAATAA